Proteins encoded within one genomic window of Brachybacterium sp. P6-10-X1:
- a CDS encoding cytochrome ubiquinol oxidase subunit I, giving the protein MEALDIARWQFGITTVYHFIFVPLTIGLSLLVAVMQTTAVFSKDPGRKDAWTRMTKFFGSMLIVNFGIGIATGIVQEFQFGMNWSEYARYIGDVFGAPLALEGLAAFFLESVFLGLWIFGWGKLPEKIHLLTIWAVAVGTTASAYFIVAANSFMQHPVGASLNPETGRAELDPSEGSLFAVLTNVTTLAAFPHVVSGAWLVAAAFVTGIASWHMVRHHRKARESGLGTTEGTDHHHAAKDLFRPVVRFGVVAMFVSAVVLVISGDFQAQIMFKQQPMKMASAEALCETETGASFSILTVGGPDAFATECDEVTHLIEVPYVTSFLATHTFDAELQGVNDLNAQYKEQFGETVTDIHGNEVAADYRPNLFVTYWSFRLMMGLAAFSGILALWALWVTRGKGENARTTGSKLFQWFAVLSIPMPFFANSAGWVFTEMGRQPWVVHPNPDDPTVRLMTMQGVSSHPAWMVATSLSAFTLVYGVLAVVWFLMMRRAALKGVPLPQRDPETEELDTPTLSFDY; this is encoded by the coding sequence ATGGAAGCCCTGGACATCGCACGGTGGCAGTTCGGCATCACCACCGTGTACCACTTCATCTTCGTGCCGCTGACCATCGGACTGTCCCTGCTGGTGGCGGTCATGCAGACCACCGCCGTGTTCTCGAAGGACCCCGGGCGCAAGGACGCCTGGACGCGGATGACGAAGTTCTTCGGCTCGATGCTGATCGTGAACTTCGGCATCGGCATCGCCACCGGCATCGTCCAGGAGTTCCAGTTCGGCATGAACTGGTCCGAGTACGCCCGCTACATCGGCGACGTGTTCGGCGCGCCGCTCGCGCTGGAGGGACTGGCCGCCTTCTTCCTCGAGTCCGTGTTCCTGGGCCTGTGGATCTTCGGCTGGGGCAAGCTGCCCGAGAAGATCCACCTGCTGACCATCTGGGCCGTGGCCGTCGGCACCACCGCCTCGGCGTACTTCATCGTCGCCGCCAACTCCTTCATGCAGCATCCCGTCGGCGCGAGCCTGAATCCCGAGACCGGACGCGCCGAGCTCGACCCGTCCGAAGGGTCCCTGTTCGCGGTGCTCACCAACGTCACCACGCTGGCCGCGTTCCCCCACGTCGTCTCCGGCGCCTGGCTGGTCGCGGCCGCCTTCGTCACCGGCATCGCCTCCTGGCACATGGTGCGCCATCACCGGAAGGCCCGGGAGTCCGGCCTGGGGACCACCGAGGGCACCGACCACCATCACGCGGCGAAGGACCTGTTCCGGCCCGTCGTGCGCTTCGGCGTGGTCGCGATGTTCGTCTCCGCCGTGGTGCTGGTGATCTCCGGGGACTTCCAGGCGCAGATCATGTTCAAGCAGCAGCCGATGAAGATGGCCTCTGCCGAGGCGCTGTGCGAGACCGAGACAGGCGCTTCCTTCTCGATCCTCACGGTCGGCGGCCCGGACGCCTTCGCGACCGAATGCGACGAGGTCACCCACCTCATCGAGGTCCCCTACGTCACCTCCTTCCTGGCCACCCACACCTTCGATGCGGAGCTGCAGGGCGTCAACGACCTCAACGCCCAGTACAAGGAGCAGTTCGGCGAGACCGTCACCGACATCCACGGCAACGAGGTCGCCGCGGACTACCGCCCCAATCTGTTCGTCACCTATTGGTCGTTCCGGTTGATGATGGGCCTGGCGGCCTTCAGCGGGATCCTCGCCCTCTGGGCGCTGTGGGTGACCCGCGGCAAGGGCGAGAACGCGCGGACCACGGGATCGAAGCTCTTCCAGTGGTTCGCCGTCCTGTCGATCCCGATGCCGTTCTTCGCGAACTCCGCCGGTTGGGTGTTCACCGAGATGGGCCGCCAGCCCTGGGTGGTCCACCCCAACCCCGACGACCCGACCGTCCGGCTGATGACGATGCAGGGCGTCTCCAGCCACCCGGCCTGGATGGTCGCGACCTCCCTGTCGGCCTTCACCCTCGTCTACGGCGTGCTCGCCGTGGTCTGGTTCCTCATGATGCGCAGAGCCGCCCTGAAGGGCGTGCCCCTGCCGCAGCGGGACCCGGAGACCGAGGAGCTCGACACCCCGACGCTCTCGTTCGACTACTGA